In Augochlora pura isolate Apur16 chromosome 3, APUR_v2.2.1, whole genome shotgun sequence, the sequence ATcacgtataatattatatactattgcATGATATCATTAACTTCAAAGATCTTAGTAGTAGAAACTGTAATCGAAGTTACTACGTCACTGTAATAAAGACCTAATCATAGTAtgataataacagtaattaaatatctctaaGTACACcatatattcaaataacatGCAAATTTAACTCTGAATCTCTGcagagattttaataaaacttatcTCGACTTTCTTATCTAATTTTACGATATAAGGCACCTATATCATTTCGTTGCGATCAGTCggttgtatattttaaagaattagcgatcgattttttgaaaaaaattatttcattttgtttatattataattaactattCCTAAACAATTCACAATGATTAAATAGACTAGTATCTCTTAAACTAATCTTTACAGAAGACGAATATCATTTTCACTTCCGcgaatatataagtatatataacaaaattataaaatatcaacaCCACTGTTTCGTTATACAGACAATGGTAGGAATGTTCTTATTCTAGTCATAATGTAGACTAGTGTTACTTTTATCGTTTTGGAGAATTAGAATctctgaattaaaaataattaatatttttacgaaacggAAATTTTTTTGGACTTTTTATACCCTTTTTGGTTTTGATACAATTGCATATTCACTATTATTAAAGACTTTATGCTGTGGACCAGTTGTACTGCTGGCAGAACCAGCCTCGGACTGGCTCgatttttttctaataacaCCATATCCGAGATGACTATCATCTGCTAATCTAACAGCGGACATATCTTCTACAATATCATAATGAGACCAAGCAGTGGTAGTGTCGAtcgtagaattatttaacgaaacatTGGAATGTGAATTCTGAGAAACATTGCTAAAATTCCCGAATTTAAATGTACCCTTTTGATTGATTTTGCTCGCCGATCCAAAGTGCTCTAACTTGTCGTAATCAGGTTCATCAATGGGTTTACTCGACACATTAGTTGTCGACGTGGTTATTGGATTATCAGAAATACTAGACTTACTTTTCGATGAGATTTGGGATGAGATAAGGGGCATCACAGTTTCATATTGGAAGTCGTCCTCGTTCTCTTTCCCTTTGTCACCGTGTAATAACGAGTTCGTTCGCTCTGTGTGATGTATAGTATCAATACCATGAGTTTTCCACGCATCGTTTCTTACTTCAACTAAATCGTACGAGTGTCTCTCTTCGTCGTCAAATATCGAACTCCCTATTGTTTTCTGGGACAATTCCGGCGAATTGTCTCGATTCAACACCTTGTATTCTTCGCACGCGGACGAGTCTGGTAACTCAGAGTCTGCATTCTTCTTATCCGGCAAACCTTGGAACGCATATTTCCGTGGTGGTTTAGCGGGTTTAGACTtgagaagagaagaggaagGTTTACTAGATAAATTAGCGTCCGTGTTTGAAGACGAGATTGATTGCTTTTGGGAATTTTGCGGAGTTGAAAAGTCAAtgtcaattaaattaccaGAACTATTTGGGGAGGGAGGTAATGCTGCTCTGGAGCCTGCTTCCATAGACAAGGCAGCATGATACTGAGCATCGTTGCACTCAATGGCTGGATTACCTTCTTCGTTCATTAGTTTCTTCATAGATTTCATCTTCGCATACATACATCTGAAGATTTCTTGTTGGCTGCTGTGTTCCATACGAAACGAACCTTCTCCCGACTCGCATTTTCTGCCTGCCTCAAAAATGAACTTGCCATCTTTGTAGCCGTATCTTCTGATATATCTGTACGGCCAAGTAAATAGAACTACATCGCCATccattaatttgatattagCTGCAGCCACTACCAGGGTATAATTTCTACATTCTAGGCCACATCGTTTGGATGCATCTGTTTCTACAACTTTCACAGAAAATACTCCTTCTCCACTGGTACAATATAAATCGTTGTTCTCTTCTATAGTTTGGTTAGACACGCTATCTTTGAATGCAACCAACTGAAATGCAGTAATCCAATGACTCATGTCTGATTCTGAGTAACATCCGAAATAATGGATTCCAGATTTTGTTACTACCTGttcgaacaaaataataaaaagaaatagtaacaCGCTGCAGTAAAATGCATTACAAACACATCAACGATACTTACAGTAAACACATGCGATTGGTTGCTAGGTGCAATTTTGATGCATGCATCCAAAGTGATGATGCGTGGTGTATGTAACTGTAGAATAGCTTCTTCCTGGTTATCGTAGATCTCCACGCGCTTGATTCCATAGTTACTGGTTCTGAATAATTGGCAAAACCTTTTGTGCCATGTTTTCTACAACAGAATAACATTTGATACAATCAGTGTTTCTCAACTTATCGACTATGGTTAAAATATCTcagatattttctttaataatccgtttcctataaaattgtttacttcTTTCtcaagttaaaaaaaaaaaattgagtgCTAGTTTTTGCGAATTACATTAATGTGAACGTTCCCGTCAAGCATGCGTGATCcagtttcaaattaaaattatgccGCGGAAACGTGTCGGTACGCAACGGAAAACGGATGAGAAACGCTGTGacatattacagaaaatttcgaagaaaatattgctGTGAATCAAGCGTGACGTGTATCACGTTGCATCCAGCGCGATCTCGAACGCGACTGATACGTCTGTAACTCGATCTCGCGCTGCTTTGTAGGTTATTCCTCGGTGACGATGACTGATAACGAGAGATGGATCATTTGCATCCGGCGACGAAGACAATGGGCAAGAAACGAAGTCGCGGCGGTTATGTCTACCAGTCTACGAGACGCGAGCTGTAAATCTATGCCGATGTGAAACCAACCTTGAGTTGGCCTAGCATTCCTTGAGGCGGTAACAGCAGAATCCCTTGCAGCAGAGGTTCCTCGGGCTCCATCGTTCACCGCGGACCATCAGCAGATAGTCTCGTGGGTTGTTGCACTAGGTGCGCGGCCCTGTCCCTCGTGCAATTTCGAAAAACGGTATTTTTCCACTTTCACTCCCACTTTTCACCGACGACGGTGCTATTCCTCTCACTGGTTCGCCTAGGCTCGTTTCCCGTACGGCTAGCTCGTGCGCGTTCCTTCTGTCAGTTTTCCCGGAGACGTTCAGCCCATCATATTGTACGGTGCTTGACATTGCACGGAATGTTTGGGTGGCTGTGTCGCGTTAACTTCGCCCAGATTTCCGGTGGAAAAATCGTCCAGCGATGTGTGCAGTACGTGTGGAGCCGCGCGATCTATACATGCACGAGCGGTACAGTCGCTGCATGGTTCCCGTACACATTCGGAGCCAACTGTCGGAGCTCTAATAGAGGCTAGCACGTAGCCGCCGTGCCGCACGATGTCACCCGAATCGTCGCGAACGGCGCTATTCCAGCAGATAACTCGCCTCTTCTGTTATGTTTCGACGCATTATACTAGCGGGACACTGTTTGCCACGAATTTCGTTATCGTTCATCGTTATTCTTGTACCGAGCACCGTGGAATCACACATGCGATTAGCACGTTTCCATTGCAGCCGCGTGCCATTCAAACGCCGTAGTAATGTTTTCGGCGACAACTGTCGGAAGACCGACGGACCTTCTTCCGGTTCCGGTGGACCGGAACTGGCGGAACCACCTGGAACTAAGGGCTGCTTCAAGGGTACAAAACTTGAACCCTTTTTGGcggtttattcaatttttgtcagTTTCTGATACAAAAGTTTGCCGATAAGAAGTACAATAGAATTCTTATTGTAAACGAGAAGATAACGAGACAATAGGTGTAAAAGCTTTAGAAAACAGTTTacatagtatatttaatagagaTTATTAAGGCAACAGGTAAAGAACACAGTAAAATAGTCATTAAAAAGATAACGACTGATTGTATACAGAAACGCGAGGAAATGTTTTGTATTATAGATTGTACATACTGCTaatttactgaaaatattattttcagacaataaaaattgtgtcatTTTATCCACGAAATTTGAGGACTAAGCAATTCTAATTGTAGGATATTGtgcacaaaataaaatatattacatttcattggccccgtataataaatatgtatagatcgcagaaattaatattacggATGGATAGTcgacgaataaatgaaatattgcaTGTCATGCAGACAATGGAGAAAGAGTCGCGCGTGCAACGTGTGATTTTTCTAATGGTGACGACCTCGCGTAGGTTGCAACAATATAACCGACGCCATCGGCGTTATCTCTGTTTTCGCTACACGGAAGTGGTATACCGCTGCGTTCCACCGGCCGATATGAAACAATACAATTGTCTCCTGCGTTGATAGACAGCGCGACGTTAACTGTTGATGTCTTGCACGCTGGTCGATCGAAAGCAATCTATTGTAAACGCGACAGCACAGAATATCAACCCAAATACATAGCGTATGCGCATGCTACGGATCTCCACTTAGCGTTGCATCGaatcataatttttctctCGACCTGCTTGGTTACACCGTGCTCGACTTTTTGTCAGCTGGATTCCATTCTGATTATATACCTCTGATGACTATAcatctgtaaataaattcctctTGCGTTTGTAACAGTTGAATgcaaagaatttcttttaacttACAAAATTCTCATTAGAATGTAGATTGAAATGGacgatatagaatatattattacaaacatAATTCTTCTCTAACCATATAACAGTGAGGATCGATATTGATTCGTGGCAAGTGTTTTCCGTGAAACatgataatttgtttatataaataatttataatttacgtaATTTACATGTAATAAACATACAAAAGTTCTATCAACCTTCTAGCTGCTCcgaatataacaaataatatttaaatgtatttaaaattgcagCAAAGTTGTATCAAAAGTATATTCGTACAGttgcaaaattgtattataaagtacaataaaacttttgtatgtttattatataaaaataagcgTAAATTAACGCATACCTTTAGTTTCTTTCATTTCCTACgtcgatatataaataaatgtactcGCATTGGTTCAATTTCGCTCGTCCCTGTATAAAATGCATGATGTATCCTG encodes:
- the Dok gene encoding docking protein homolog — its product is MEPEEPLLQGILLLPPQGMLGQLKKTWHKRFCQLFRTSNYGIKRVEIYDNQEEAILQLHTPRIITLDACIKIAPSNQSHVFTVVTKSGIHYFGCYSESDMSHWITAFQLVAFKDSVSNQTIEENNDLYCTSGEGVFSVKVVETDASKRCGLECRNYTLVVAAANIKLMDGDVVLFTWPYRYIRRYGYKDGKFIFEAGRKCESGEGSFRMEHSSQQEIFRCMYAKMKSMKKLMNEEGNPAIECNDAQYHAALSMEAGSRAALPPSPNSSGNLIDIDFSTPQNSQKQSISSSNTDANLSSKPSSSLLKSKPAKPPRKYAFQGLPDKKNADSELPDSSACEEYKVLNRDNSPELSQKTIGSSIFDDEERHSYDLVEVRNDAWKTHGIDTIHHTERTNSLLHGDKGKENEDDFQYETVMPLISSQISSKSKSSISDNPITTSTTNVSSKPIDEPDYDKLEHFGSASKINQKGTFKFGNFSNVSQNSHSNVSLNNSTIDTTTAWSHYDIVEDMSAVRLADDSHLGYGVIRKKSSQSEAGSASSTTGPQHKVFNNSEYAIVSKPKRV